A genomic stretch from Kogia breviceps isolate mKogBre1 chromosome 1, mKogBre1 haplotype 1, whole genome shotgun sequence includes:
- the BTG2 gene encoding protein BTG2: MSQASWTGKRTDMLPEIAAAVGFLSSLLRTRGCVNEQRLQVFSGALQEALTEHYKHHWFPEKPSKGSGYRCIRINHKMDPIISKVASQIGLSQPQLHRLLPSELTLWVDPYEVSYRIGEDGSICVLYEEAPVATSYGLLTCKNQMMLGRSSPSKNYIMAVSS; this comes from the exons ATGAGCCAGGCCAGCTGGACCGGGAAGAGAACAGACATGCTCCCGGAGATCGCCGCCGCTGTGGGTTTCCTCTCCAGCCTTCTGAGGACCCGGGGCTGCGTGAACGAGCAGCGACTTCAGGTTTTCAGCGGGGCTCTCCAGGAAGCCCTGACGG AGCATTACAAACACCACTGGTTTCCTGAAAAACCATCCAAGGGCTCCGGCTACCGCTGCATCCGAATCAACCACAAAATGGACCCCATCATCAGTAAAGTGGCTAGCCAGATCGGACTCAGCCAGCCTCAGCTGCACCGGCTGCTGCCCAGTGAGCTGACCCTGTGGGTGGACCCCTACGAGGTGTCCTACCGCATTGGGGAGGATGGCTCCATCTGCGTCCTGTACGAGGAGGCCCCGGTAGCCACCTCCTATGGGCTCCTCACCTGCAAGAACCAAATGATGCTGGGCAGGAGCAGCCCCTCGAAGAACTACATCATGGCAGTCTCCAGTTAG